The genomic interval GTCCTGGAATACCGTCGTTTTTGGGTCGGTGGCTAGCGGCATCGTCCCAGATCCAACGAGATGATGATTGAAAATCTTTTCTTAGTTTCCCCGTTCTCCTGGGAGTGTATCCATGAGCTGGGCTACCCATTTTATGCTCCTCTGTGCCACATGTGCTTTAACATCTGGCCTTGTCGTCGCTGATGACGAACCGCCTAATCTGCCGCCGCCGCATTTGACGCAAATCGTTTTCGGGAAGATGGATTTGCTTGATGGAAAGCCACGGTTGATTCTGATGCTCGACTCCTATCGCGTAGAGCGTCTTCGGATCGAAGAAACAAGACGTGTTGTTCGCATTGACGAAGCCGAGGGGCAGGGAGGCGATGCAACAGAAACAGTGGTCGAGGAACCGACGACAACAAATCACGAGATTGTTCGAATGAAATCAGCCGGCATGAAGCCGAAGGTCGTCGATTTGAATGATGTTAAGTTTTTTGATATCCATTGGACTGCAATTTCAATCGAACAGGCAGCCGAACAATTGAAAGCTGCAGGGCCAATCTTTCTGCTAGACGCAGGAGTCAGAGCCGGACCTTTCAGTTCCGCCCAGTTGCGGGCGTTGAATCCTAAGACCTTGATCTTAGTAACCCCCAATCGTATTCGCCAAATACCCCGCGAAGCCGATCCTTTTGGTGGTGATCCTTTTGGTGGATGATCCTTTCGCAGCACCTGCGCTGTTCAGGTTTCCAATCAAACCGGGGTTTTTCCGCCGCTGCATCCGTAGACTTCTCCGGTGACAAAACTGGCTTCAGGACTGGCGAGCCAAACGTACAGCGGAGCCAACTCGGCTGGCTGAGCTGGACGCATGAACAAAGTGTCTTTGCCGAAGTTTTCAAACTTATCTTTTGGCATCGAACCGGGGATGAACGGCGTCCAGACAGGGCCCGGCGCAACCGCGTTGACTCGCACGCCTTGCTCCATTGCCAGCTTTGCCGTCGCCTTTGTCATCCCGATCAATGCCGATTTGGTCGTTGCATACGGGAGCAAATAAGGCGACGGATCATACCTCTGTATTGACACGGTATTGATGATGCTACCACCTACAGGCAATCGACTCATCGCGGCACGAGAAAGCCAAAACGGAGCGTACAAATTGGTCTTCAGAATTCGATCGAACACTTCCGTCGAAAACGCTTCAATCTCTTCTTCCGTTTCTTGAAACGCTGCATTGTTGACTAAGATGTCCAATGCCCCCAAGCCGCTGATTGTCCTGTCAATGATTTCCTCGCAAAATGTTTCTTCTCTTAAGTCACCGGGAAGACAGATCGCCTGCTGACCCGCTGCTTCAACAAGCTGCCTCGTTTCTTGAGCGTCTGAGTCTTCCGACAGATAGCTGATCGCCACATTGGCACCTTCCCGAGCGTAACTGATTGCGATCGCTCGACCGATCCCGCTGTCCGCGCCAGTGATCAACGCTGAAAGTCCTTGAAGCTTCCCTGACCCCCGGTAAGTAGACTCGCCATGGTCGAGGTCGGGCACCATCACCGATAAGAATCCGCTCGCCGCGGATCGCGACCTCAGTATCATCCCACGCCGCAACCACATCGGGGCGAAACCTGAGAATCAAGTGATAATGTGTCGATAGAATCGCGAAGCTGATCAGGTCGATCCGAAAGCGATGAGTAGCAGACGAAGCTTGCCGTTTTAACACGTCAGGTGGCACCGTCAACCCTATTCAAAGTGCTGTGTCCCGATTCGTTCTTCCTTGTTCGACGATCCCGCAATCTGTTCATTGAACACTCAGACTGCTTTCTAAGCGGATGATTTATTCATTGCTCGTTGCGTTGAAAACGTTTCGTCACAACGATGGCTTGTTCACGAGACCGCGAAGTTTGCAACTTCCCTATTCGTAATCTCAACCGCCCGACACAGCGTCGCGTGAGGCCGTCGTTTTCAGTGGTGATCGATCCAGCTTCGCCAAGTTTGAATTCGATTTCACACCGTCCATTACTTGTTCTAACGTGCAGGCGTCTCGTCGATGCTCGCTATGGATGCGCATTCTGGATTGCTGAATCGGCACCAATGAGAATTCGATCGATGCCAGATACCAATCCGCCAAAACGACGTTTCAATGGTGGGCGATGGATGATTCGGCACGTACATGCGCCTTTCTGGGCGACCGCGTTGGCATAACGTTTGCCCCGATAGGAGCAGTAAGTATTGGAAGCGGCGCCGACTGGAAGTTGCCCCCAATATCTCTCGTTCTCAAAAACTTCCACACACGTTCTAGGTAGGTACTATGACAATTCTAAGATCCTCAATGCTAGCGCTGAGCGGAATCGCGCTCACACTTTCATTCACAACGGCACCCGACGTGTCAGCACAAGACACTAGCCGAAATCAAACGCAGAAAAATTCTCGCCAGCAAGACCGATCTGACGGCAGTTCCGTTCAACCGCATGGTCACGACGATGCCAAGTCAAAACATCAAGCTCAGATTCCAGAGATGCTGCAAGACCTGGATCTGAAAGACCAACAGAAGGAGCAGATTCGGACGAAAATGAGCGAGTTCAACAACCGAAGCCGGCAAGCTCTGCAGAAGTACAACCGTAAACACCTGGAAGCGGTTGAATTGGAAGCTGCTTGGGTCGCTGCGGTCAGAAATACGTTGTCCGAGGAAGATCAGCAAACGTTTGATCGAAATCGACAAACCATGAGCAAGAAAAACGCGATGAAGGAAGGTCGTGCGAAACGTTCAAGCGATACAAAGTCTGCTAGCAATCGCGACTCGCAAGATTCGAAAAAACAGTACGCGAAAAAAGACAAATCGCAGGAACAAAGGTCAGCCGACTCCGATGCTTTGAGTCAATCACGCGATTCGAACTCCAACCGTCAGTCGAGCGATTCTCAGCAATCGGACTCGGGCAATCAGGAGGGCTTTTGGGTCGTCACCGTCACTTCGCCTGTGATTTACATGGAGGGCACCAACTCTACGCAGGAGCAGAAATCAGAATGCGATAAGATGTGCCAACAGTTTTCACAGAGAATCGAAAAAGCATGGAGCGAAACGCATGAACTTCATCACAAGTTGGTGATGATCGAGGCGGAGCGTCTGATGGCAATCGAAAAGATTCTGACCGACGATCAACTCAAGCAACTTGAGCAAAATCGTAACGGATCAAACGACTTGGCCGCTTCGACGCGCTGAGCCGCAGAATTGACCGTTACGAATTTGACGCATTGTCTTTCCGGCATGTTGACATCCTACGTCAGCGATGCGATCCCCTGATGATCGCCCCACGAACCGAGAAGTATTCGCCATTGGTGAGGCTTCTCGGTTCTTTTTTTGATTTCATC from Stieleria varia carries:
- a CDS encoding SDR family oxidoreductase, yielding MVPDLDHGESTYRGSGKLQGLSALITGADSGIGRAIAISYAREGANVAISYLSEDSDAQETRQLVEAAGQQAICLPGDLREETFCEEIIDRTISGLGALDILVNNAAFQETEEEIEAFSTEVFDRILKTNLYAPFWLSRAAMSRLPVGGSIINTVSIQRYDPSPYLLPYATTKSALIGMTKATAKLAMEQGVRVNAVAPGPVWTPFIPGSMPKDKFENFGKDTLFMRPAQPAELAPLYVWLASPEASFVTGEVYGCSGGKTPV